tttaacataaaaaaacagttaaaccATTAATGAACccttgtattttttattattcgtGGGTTTTCCCTTTACTGCGAATGTAAATTGTTCCTTAAAAAAAGCTTAATTATCTGAGAATTGACTAATTTGAATAGTTTCTACtatttgaaaaatctgtcagTGTGAGGATGAGTAATTCAGGAATGGATCCTCCAGAATGCTTCATAAAACCTCACATGTCTAAACTAAAACTAtgcaaatataaaacacaaaaacagaacataaaatacatgtactgtatgtcagacatctcattgtttttccatacatacatacattcatcaTTTAATTACTACTTTGTACAACAAATTGcatctccatttttttataGTAAGAATATTTGCTTGATGTCACTTGAATTTTGATATTTCTGTCCTTTATTAATAATGGGAAgcctttgcaaaaaaacaacaacccaggcCTCTTTCACAGAGGACATTTTCCCATGTCacaggaggaagacagaggtgTGAATAATAAAATTAACTGGATTAGCTAGATTCCACCTATCTGCTTCAATTTGAGGGTCCTGGTGCTTTGCGTCTTACATCACCGTCCGTCTGTCATGACCTACTGGGGTcattgaataaaaacagagcaaCCATTAATATAATTAGTAAAACCAGTTCTTTTCCTATACTACAAGTCAAAAATATCTGCTGTGACAAACGCCTTGCATATCACAGGCTGGAGAACTctgcagcagtgatgaagaTTTGCATTTTTCCAACGACCGTCTGGTTCCTCAAACATCATGAtataaaattaaagttaaagGACAAGGAGGATTTACTTATTTGACTTGCTGAGCCCAAAGGATGCAGATCATTTGCTCACATCCTGCTCCAAGCAACCTTGTCTACATATGCTGGCATGTCATTTTGACAAAGATATTGACTGACGTTCACTATTGTGCAGCGCATGGAATATTGATTGCCTGTCTTTCGGAGTTGGTGGACAAATACATCAGTATGATCAGTAAACACTGAGAACAGCAACCGTTCCCGGGGAGGCCAATAGACCAGACTAATGTAAATGAACGGCGAGCAGGCCCTGCGACAGAATGCTAAGTAGGACGGAGCAGCTCCTTTCACAGATATAAATCTAACATCAGCTGGTTATTGCAGTGCAGTAAACCTCAATATATTCAATtagtttaaatgttttgtccAATCTATATTTACAGTGTTTCTGCGATGAGTACATCTTGAGCCCATTCGGATATTGCACTATATACCAACATTAAATAATTGCATTCAAATATGAAGTAATCATTAATCATATTTCTCAGCACTTCAAACACTCATACTTTGCACAGTGGTCTCATAGGACTATTCCAATACTCGCTCTGTATTCTTTtaacagacttaaaaaaaaaactgctttagGGCTGCTTACGGTGTTATTTTCAgtctttgtatttaatttattttttcctgtacTTCTGACATTGGCTATCAATCTATCTACAACACTCTGAATGTTATTGTAGTGGTAATTTTACTGTTATTTCCTGGCTGAAATCAACATggtctatttttttctctatgcTATGTGGATATTTGCACGTTCCACTTCTTGACCTAAAGGTTATAGATCTTAGATGATTCAGGAGACCATTTGTTAGCATAATGCATTTTGCATTGTCCAGCATTTTTGCGGAGGAACATTGCGGCTCTCGTGACCTGGTGTCATTTCACTGCACTGCGCATGGCCCTAAATCATCATATACTATTTATATTTCCTGTATTGTGCACATACAGCCACAGTTCTGCTGGTGAGGTATATTTTACTctgtgtgagtgacagcagcTATGTCCCTCGCTGGAGTAAGCTATAGCCCCGATGATGTGAGGAGATAATCAAATACTGTGCTTGCACCGCAGCAACATGTGCTGATGTAGAAGTTTGTGAAAGACACCACACGCACCACATGTTACAGACATGAAACCTTGCCTCATTGTTAAACCACCACATTGTGCACTCTGGATGCTGGAGCCTGTCGTCTTGGCCCACAGTGTAAACCCCTCGACTTTCCTGCTGGTGCAGCTGCATCCCTCTAAGATTCAGGCTCTGGCAGTTTAATACGCTTGGACCTCACACACCCCCAGCTACTGAGAGGCAGTTTATGACCTCCATGTAATCAGCAGTAAATGCTGCCACCATCTGTCTCTTCTTACTCAATTATCTGACCCAGTGACTTTTACTGAACACTGTCCAGATAAACACAGCAATGCAAGTCTCCTATAGCTGAGACTCTGACACGTCTATACATCATCCCACATTCTTTTCTGAATTATTTTCCATCCATTCCCATTCCAGTTGAACATAAATACTGTCCCTCAGTattgagcaaaaacaaaacctctaaTATTGTAGTATCAGACAGCATTATGTTCAATTAAAGCTGTGTATGTGTTATTAGATCAATCCTGTGTCATTGTGAAAGGGTCACGTGCAAGTCTTTCAAGACCAACTTCGCCGAGCACGTCTTGGGTTCAAGTCCAAGAAAAAGGCTTTCATCAAATTCTGTATTaactgtgtttatatatatatgatagatatatgtgtctgtgaatgaatttgtttgtgagagtgtatatgtattcatatatactGCACAGTgtaaacaaaatacattttataatatcattttgatattttatgtttgttctTTTATAGGCCCTTATAGGGACGCTCATTGAAGTTGTTAGTAATGCTGTGATGCATTGCATTGGATTGTTGCTGTACAATTGTCTATGTATTGTATTTGTCCCtatcaaataaacattaaaaatattttttataaaacataCAATACTCCTACAAACTCAGCATGACAAACAATAAGGAGCAAGAGCTGTTTAAAAGTCCTTAATGAAAACAGCCATTTAAAGTTAAAATCAGTTCATTGAGGAGTTGTTGATTATAGGGAATGCCTTGTATAAACCATCTCTACTGGGCTTATCTTTTACTCCACTCTGGCGCCCCCCAATGGACAATCCATGGACATGACACTTGTTTCAACGAACAAACGAACTAAACAGCAGTTTGTGTCTTCATCGTTGAAACAGTTTTAAGTACAACACATATTTTACAGGACATACAGGATTTGTGTGACGTGGTCGATCAGTATGACTGTTCATAAAAATAATGTCATCAACTCTATGTAATAGAAAATTAACCTTCTGACACTATGTTGATTCGTGCTGATATAAGGCCGAAGGACAGTGTCTGTATTCATCACTGGTTTTTCAGCAAACCTGTCAAGAATCTGCCCGAATGAACAGGTTAATAAATCTGAGTTAACTGGGTAAAAATCAcaggggagaagaaaacaatGCTATAAATCCTTGTAGGTCCTCGAATCTCATGGCCTTCCCCACACATTCGGCAAAGAGAGAGCCAGGGTTCATTTTTTCCGAGTGGGCAGTTAGTTAATAGACGACATCACACATATCTCTCACTGTTCAATTAGTCTGATAATTACATACTGTAAAAGTCACTCATGACAGTCACTCAGACGTAACTGCTGGCTATTTTAGATCGTCGCCTACTCCCACACATTCTCCCAGTCACATACTGATGCTCAACTCTTTCTTTCCATTCTTTTCCCCTCTAATCCTGCTTTTGTCTTAGCCCTTTCAATTCTAATGAGCCGTGATGGCAGAAGCGTAAGATTGGAAGAGTGACACTCTCTAGCTGGTTATTCATTCTAACTGGGATATCATAATGCTTACAGTATATATCAGGATATCTGCTAGACCTCATTAACACAGCCGTTTATACGCTTTACACTGCACGGTCAGACTGCACACGGGATCGTTACCAACAAACACCTGGCGGTATTGTGTCAAGAAGAAGGGgagatataataaaatataaaatcatattaaaaggcTCCCAGGTAAAttgtattaataaatataaatgacataattattttcatgcaaaaataCAAGCCATAATGCACTCAAGGTATTGGCACCAGAAATTGTATCGACTAAAGAGGATTTGACGCTTTTATTGTCCGATCGACCGTCGATGAAAATGTTAACTCACGTGAGGTTGCCATGCCAACTGGTCTAGTCAAGTGTCTTTCTGGCTGTGAAACAGGTCAGTGGGTTAATGTCTGTGAGGAATTcaaaacagacactgacacGCCACTTGTCAATAAAGGAACCTCGCTGGCCGCGTTGCTGCTCATCATTTCATGCGTAATCATGCAGGTGTGGGCCACTCCATCAGATCAGCTGCTTTTGGGATGGCTTCTCCCTATAGGGGTGACCGACTGAAAATATCATGATAAGGTCTGGGAGGGTTCTACAACAACTATAAAGGCATTGACTGCTCCAGTATGAACCGAGGACAAGCAGGCAGCTTCAGTCAGCATGGCAGGTGCTTGAAACTGAATCTGAAGCGAGAGGAAACTCACAAGACTGTAATGAGAAAAACTCAAACTGTGGGTCCACCATATTAAAATGACAACTGAAGTGTATTATTGAAAGGCTGCTTCACACTCTCGCTGTTTTTCTATAAGTGCAAACAGTGTAAGAATATTGATCTGCCAAATCACAAGTAATTTGATTTACAGTGAACACAGTTTCTGCTTGTATAGTATTGGAAGTCATTTGCAATGGAAATAAGGCTGAAAGTAAGTGCACTCAAACATGTAGGACGAACAATCTAATTACTATAATTGTATCTTGAAGGTGTCCAATTCTTGGTTATGAAATACTTCAATGTTTTGCCAATTCAGTCCTCCATATATTTCTCTATTCAGTTCAACGCCACGAGCTGCTGTCACGGCTGTAAATGATTGCTCTTGTTGAAATATGtagatttatttaaatcatattttgtcCTCGTCATGAGAGCTAAGGTCTAAGGAAGGTCACCATATTTACTTCACTTTTGTTACATGCAGGTAAAATGGTGATCATACTGTTGATCAGAGTAGTAGTGTCTGGCACTcgactcctgttttttttttttaaaggaaacattAACTTGAACTATTCCTCCCACATTACATTAGAAATGCGGATGTTAAATCTAAAGGTTTAGCTTTCCCACATTCGCTGACTCACAGACAAGGCTGTGACTGTCTTGGTGCTGCAGCCTCAGGAGGAGCTGTGGTCAGTGCCACGGACATTCGGCCACTGATACAGGCCTCAGAGACTCACACCTCACTTTACTGTACGTGGAGGGGAGGATCATCATTACCAGTAACCAGCAGGGACTGTGTGTCATTATTCGTCCTCCAAGAGCAGCTCCCCTCTTCAACACTGCTCAAGTCCCCTTTTTACTTTGGTCCATTCAAAAATGGGATAAGTGGCTTTTAAATTTAATTGGTTGGAAAATTTGGTCGTTTTGTGTTTGGTGGCGAGCTGGCGCTACTGTACGAGCTTTCCAGCCGTTTCACATGCGAGTGGTTTAGAGAGAGTCAGGGAAATTGGCTCATCGCTCAATAGAGCTGTGAGACTTCTGCTGATGACATTTCCATTAACAACAGGACATAATATGTTTATGGATCCCTGTTTGCTTGGCTCTTTAATTTCTCCCTCTGCAACACAGTTTCTAACAGCTGCGTGAGCACAAGCAGGGCGGACTGTATAGATCGTCCATGGAGTGGATCTATAGGCAGTAAATTGTGCTGACAAAGCAGAGTAAGGTGGCTGAGGTAGAAAACTACATCTCATGGTGACCAACAGAACATACTTAAGTACATTGTACAATACTGgtgattttacaaaatgtacacTCTGGGAATTAATCGTAATCCAAAAATGATGGATGTTTACTGAcggacaaaacacaacatcatagTATGTTTTTGCTTAAAAGACCAATGGGAATGATTTTGCAACAAGTGACGTATTTAAATACTGAaagaacttaaaaaacaaattatgtaACAATGTAGTAAATGATCAGAGCCATTAAACCGTAGAAAAGGGAAACAGgcagatttgtgttttgttggttttcatttttcttgaacatgttcattttttccttATTGAAAtggatatattatatattttatacattttatacagaaaaagaaaatggtaaAACTAGGACAAAGGGTAGGGGTAAAGGGtaagggagggaaagaggggtgGAGGATGGATGTTTTTAGCCAACTAatggttctttttcttcctcctcggCCAATTTGCCTTCTTGTCATTCTGTCTTTTCCACCTCTTGTGGCTTGCTGCCATGTTCAGATTGAAGCTCGTCATGTCTGTTGTGAATGATGTTGCCAGCCTGGTCTTTCTCAGTCCTGTTGCCAAGTCCTTGTTCAATGATGTCATCCTCCTGCTTTGTTTCAACACTGCACTCCTGTGTTCATGGCGAGAGTCTTTAAAGATAAGAACagtattttatttcaacatctCCACCATTCATGAGAGAGCCTGCCGTTGTTCTGCGGTAAAAGTATCAGCTGAGGCATCTTACCTGAAGCTGGTCGGTCAAGAGGGAGATGTGCTCttttgtcctttctctctccttccactcTTCCTCCCCCATGATCCAGCTTTCCATAGGAAGCTGGCGATCCCTCTCCAGCGGATTAACCTTCTTTTCAAACTCCTGGTGCAGGTTTGCCTCAAGCAACTGAAACTTTGAACGCCACTGTCCTTTAGtggtcttcattttttttttggctttagCGAGCAGGGTCAGTCGGTGCCAATTTGTTTTGGTCCAAACAATCCTTTTCTTGCGCCCTCGCTTTATCTGCTTATCTTTGCGTTTGAGCTCTTCTTTGTGCTGGCTCCCCGTATGCCTCTGCTCAGACTTCAGGAGGTTCACTTGTTGTATCAAAGTCTCGTTTTCGTTCTGGAGAGACTTCATCTCGGATATCGCATTGCAGAGAGCTTCCCTGAGACTCTTCACAGTGACTTGCAGCTGCACTTCAGCAGGACTGCTCTTTATAGAACAATACTGAGATGCTGTGTGGCACCATGGTGCACGTGCCTGAACAACAGAGACATACACATAGTTATGGATACTGGAGTGTGGATATTAGAGATTGTTAAAATTGTGATGCATTAACTCAACAAACAACACGAAAATGTATTAAAGCTTtagacaaaatatgaataaataacagGGAATAGGAGTTTGGCCAATAGAGAGGCACAGTgctcaaaaacatttctgtagGACAAATGAGAAAATCTTACCTGGTTTCTTTGTGCCTCCATGTCAGTAGAAGGATCCAGATGTAGATTTATGCATGTGTTCACgtactcttgtttttttaatgttggaaGATCAAAGCCTTCAAAGGCATTATACAAATCTCTTACAGTTTATAGTTATGGTTGGCGtccttttttgttaaataatgactataataataatacagtcaAGCACAGAAatacatcatctttttttcattggtaATATGAagtgaacagattttttttaaaagtggcgATAATATGACCCCCTAAATGAGTATTTGattatgacaacaacaacaacaactaccaAATGGCTTGTAAGTATCTGTGTCTGAGGATACACGAGTGCTCTCCTTTGTCAGATGTCAGTAGACTATATCAATGGTCAACAAATAACCTTTGAGAACATCTCTCATTCAACTAGAAAGCAGGCCACTTGTGTTGTGTGGATATTCATCATTTATATCTCAAGTCTTGTGGTGGGACAGAAAAACTATATCAAGGCATTTTACTTATTCTTTGACAAATGAGCATTAACATAGATTCTGTGACTACTGTTACAGGAAAAAGCTGTCCTCTGACACGATCCTAACTCAAATAATCAGTCaatctaaaataaaattaatgttaaaaaactTGCCCCGTGGTTTCTGAGCCTTGCAGCCGTGAACTGAGTTGTCATTTTTCCCATGAAAACCGTGTTCCAgcggccaagagaataacaatGTAAAACCAAGGCTTAAAGGGGACCAATATAAGCAAacggtgttgtttttctatcgccatttcactgtgcaatcagttgtAACATCATAGTAACAAGTTTAAGCCGAACAGCTGTCTATTTAGAAATAGTGTCTTAGTTTGTCCAGGAGAATGACCTGAATTGTTCTGTTACATCCCAGTTTTCAGCTGTCGCAGTCCCGACAGAGAGCTCCAGCTTCATGATGTCCATTAATTGTCAGTAAATTAGATTGAATTCTGCATGACCAGGTCTGCTTAGCGGCTGTAACCGGATTTGTGAGGCCCCCGGTTGATGCGCTCCGCTCATTTTTATGTGCGAGAGAAgacatgtgtgtgtcttgtagCTGTTGAGTCAGGATCGTATACAAACATAAATTGTGTACAAAGCCAAGAATAAGCACAAGCAGCCGCATATTTGACCAGAGGATCAGGAAAAGTGGTGAAAGGTTGATTtcaggagagaagaagacacaaTGACGTCTGatgacaatattttaaaaagcaaatgctTTTTATTATCACTATAATGACCTGAATAAAAAGTTTCCTAAAGTTCTAATtctgaaatgtatatttaactGATAGAAAAATGAGACACAGACAAGAATGTACAtctataatgataataataataaagttttagTCACCAAACATCATTCTTTTCTAAGGAACTCTATATTACCACAACTTCCACAATCTAACTGAAGACACATAAAGAGGAGCTTGTTATAGCTTATTTATAACCAGAAACTGACAGACTAtccttttttattctctttatgGATGCAGGTAGTGTTCTAAGCCCACTTTGAATTGTTACGATGGAAAAGCCCCTGACCCGAACCGCCATATCTGCCCTGTGATGATCACACAATAATAATTACGCTGGTCACCAGAAGCCAAGAGCTACTGAACTGTTTATTTACGGAGTCATCAACCTCTGGACAATTTCATCATGGGAAATAAACAACCAGGGTCGCGTCCTTCACTCGTGAAATATGTCAACTCGTCTGCGAGGCACcgtgttaataaaacattttggcaTGGAGACATAAAACTCAAATATTAGGTGCACACTCAACacgcatatgcacacacaaggCTCCGACTACATTCAAGCCCAAGTGCAACCACCTCAAACcagtttcaaatattaaaatgagaaGCTTGTGAGGACATTTCAGTGTATCTAATCAGCAGAATCCAGCTGGGACAGATTCTTTAACATGATTTTGATGTAAGTGCAAAACAGCTAGTAATCTCTGAAAATTAATACTGCATACAAAGAGCTTGACATCAAAGAATTGACATCAGAtctatttaaagaaaaaaagaatctgaaaaAGATCCAAAATTAAAGCCAAGCAAGCCACATATAGCCTGCTGCCCTAAAAGCAAATTTGATCCATACACCTGAATTCTACCTGATTCACATTACATTATGGCTTTTAAGTAGCGTTATTGGATGAACACCAGGGTAGTAAGCACAGTATAAATGTATCAGCATTGTGAAACTGCTTTATTTCCCATCCAACAGTAGCTCCCGCTCCAGCACCACCTGCCCCAGTTTTGCAGGTGTAAATGAATGAGGAGATGGATCCTAATTAATTTTGAGCCCAACTGCTAGTCTAAGAAATGAATCGGTAGGGTTCTTCAAAAGAACGACGGGCATGAACGGCACGCTGATTTACAGCCCGTCTTTTCGTTTTGTGCACATAACTGAGCTGAATCTAAGTCTCGCTCAAACCTCTTTAAGAATGGTGTTTTAACTGTTTTCATCTGGCCATGACACCCGTAAAGCATGTCCACTGAGGACGCCGTGTGGGGGCCGGGAGCTCTCATGGGAAATCTAGTAGTTTGTTTGGCGGGAAACAGGAGGCGTAAACAAATGGAAGGCGGCAGAAGATTTACAGCCTCCTAATGCATACATCTTCATGGTGGGACAATCCCACCTGCTCAGCCATGGCTCATTATGACAGGCTGCAAAGGGGCAGTGAGAGAAACGAACCGCTGGGTCTGTGAGTGTAGGGGAGCGCTGCTGCTCTTCTGTTATACAACACGGAGCTAAAATGAGGCGAAACTGCAGAATTACCTTCCCTGCAGTAAATACAACTGAGGCAAACATGTGATTGGCTGTAAACAGTATTGTACTGGATTTGTATCTGCTATAAAGGTTCAAATAAATAGCCACAACTGCCCTGTAGTTGGCTTCAAATGCATTTTGGGGGACATACCTCATGATAACAagtcttctcctcctgctttcaATGCTGCTCAGTTGCTCCCGCAGCTCCTGTCACCCTCCAGTCACATATCTATAAAGCAAACAAGAATAACAGGTATGTATTTTATTACTGTATAGAAATTCCTGAACAAAAATAACCAGGAATATGTCTGTGACATATTTTAACTGGTGGCTTATTTGTTCATAGTGATACAAGTAGTTATCTTCAGTAAGTGGGAAGGGAAGGGACCTACAAGGGAATCACctacatgaaaaaatgtaattggatCAAAAAGTGTCGTGAGTTACGAAGCTGACAGAACATAACATCAGagtttaatttcattaattaTCTTCAACTTTCAGCTTCTGTTTAGGGAATAAcaagtatatatttttcaaagcaagcaatttttaaaaaactttttattctgTGCTCTTAAAACACATAAACCATGAGCCTATCTGGACATTGGTTAGAATctcaaatatgaaacaaaacatcttaTATCAAACAACCACATACTGCATAGTGTTCATTCCGTTGCACATTACATTAGTATGCAATCActgatgcatttattttttattgcaggTTCCCCTGACCATAAAGCTAGGCTATTTCATTACTTCTAAAATAGTAAGGCAGTGTTTTACTGTGAGCtaataaaaagcaaaattcATTTGCAAATGCTTGACAGTTTCCCCCTGCAGGAGAAATGCAGCGAGCATATTGTAAAAATCCATGATAATTATCTTGCAATATTGGTTTTATTACTGGAGGATGTATCCCGACCACATGCTGCTTCCTGGTGTAATTTCAATGCTTCACCGCCATATCACGAAGGGAGGATTATA
The Scophthalmus maximus strain ysfricsl-2021 chromosome 15, ASM2237912v1, whole genome shotgun sequence DNA segment above includes these coding regions:
- the LOC118286059 gene encoding uncharacterized protein LOC118286059 isoform X2, encoding MEAQRNQARAPWCHTASQYCSIKSSPAEVQLQVTVKSLREALCNAISEMKSLQNENETLIQQVNLLKSEQRHTGSQHKEELKRKDKQIKRGRKKRIVWTKTNWHRLTLLAKAKKKMKTTKGQWRSKFQLLEANLHQEFEKKVNPLERDRQLPMESWIMGEEEWKERERTKEHISLLTDQLQTLAMNTGVQC
- the LOC118286059 gene encoding uncharacterized protein LOC118286059 isoform X1; its protein translation is MEAQRNQARAPWCHTASQYCSIKSSPAEVQLQVTVKSLREALCNAISEMKSLQNENETLIQQVNLLKSEQRHTGSQHKEELKRKDKQIKRGRKKRIVWTKTNWHRLTLLAKAKKKMKTTKGQWRSKFQLLEANLHQEFEKKVNPLERDRQLPMESWIMGEEEWKERERTKEHISLLTDQLQECSVETKQEDDIIEQGLGNRTEKDQAGNIIHNRHDELQSEHGSKPQEVEKTE